One genomic segment of Flavobacteriaceae bacterium includes these proteins:
- a CDS encoding TonB-dependent receptor, whose product MRTSIMTLFFSTLLFFSAISQNSVKGIIKDSDSEDPIEGVSVKILTTTIVGVTDANGAFELTNFSNGNFILEISFTGYETQNFPLQFDGNTIDLGSILLYQDITEDLDLSTITITDDELNDDAGAADNISGLLQATRDVYLRTAAFDFSGSFFRIKGLDSENGTVMINGIEMNKLFDGRPQWSNWGGLNDVTRNQEFSNGLTPSNYTFGGLLGTTNINTRASEQRPGIRVSYASSNRSYIHRVMATYASGMQENGWAYAISASRRAGTEGFNDGTSYNANSIFASVEKKINDRHSINITSILAPNKRGKSSPNTQEVYDLKDIKYNSYWGYQNGKIRNSRYKELIEPIVILNHYWNINENTSLTTNIGYQFGSLGNSRIDFGGTDINPNSGFPEGGGANPDPTYYQKLPSYGARNFPNMPEVAFGLQQQFLNDGQLDWSAMYQTNIANASQGRNATFIQYEDRIDDKQFTMNVVLNSSINENIIFNGSLNYKNLISNNFANILDLLGGSGYLDIDNFADDLTNNPNQIQNNLLNPNRIVGTGDTFRYNYNILSSIIGGFAQVQFTYNKVDFYTALNYTNTNYQREGLYQNGGFANSSLGKGRKLSFNGLGAKAGVTYKLTGRHLFDANAAYFTKAPSIRNTFANSRENHAIVPNITEEKILSFDAGYVLRSPKIQARLTGYYTKIEDANEISFFFADGIGGDNAAFIQEILQGIDKQHIGVEFGIEYQVIPTTKLKGVASVGQHTYTNNPNLYIASEDFVNTTSTDPLIRDFGLQTQGEASLKDYKLANGPQQAFSVGFEYRDPDFWWFGTTVNFLSNAYIDISPIQRSSNFYTDFDGQPFNEYDPVVARRLLQQEKIDGYVVTNLVGGKSWKVQNTFVSIFASVNNLFNTVYRTGGFESGRNANYRQLLADTSLSTPVFGPRYWYGRGTTYFLNVNLRF is encoded by the coding sequence ATGAGAACATCAATAATGACACTATTTTTTAGTACACTACTGTTTTTTAGTGCAATATCTCAAAATAGTGTAAAAGGAATTATTAAGGATAGTGATTCCGAGGACCCGATAGAAGGCGTTTCCGTAAAAATACTCACTACAACTATTGTAGGAGTTACCGATGCTAACGGAGCTTTTGAACTTACCAATTTTTCGAATGGAAATTTTATTCTTGAAATCTCATTTACAGGTTATGAAACTCAGAATTTCCCATTGCAATTTGATGGAAATACCATTGATCTGGGGAGTATCTTGCTGTATCAGGATATAACGGAAGATTTGGATCTAAGTACCATTACCATTACCGATGACGAATTAAATGACGATGCCGGTGCTGCAGACAATATTTCAGGATTATTACAAGCTACAAGAGATGTGTATTTAAGAACAGCTGCTTTTGATTTTAGCGGATCTTTTTTTAGAATAAAGGGCTTGGATTCGGAAAACGGTACGGTTATGATCAACGGTATTGAAATGAATAAACTTTTTGATGGCAGGCCACAATGGAGCAATTGGGGAGGTTTAAATGATGTCACCCGAAACCAGGAATTTAGTAATGGGTTAACTCCTTCAAATTATACATTTGGAGGGTTGTTAGGTACTACAAATATAAACACCAGGGCATCGGAACAAAGACCCGGGATACGTGTGTCTTATGCTTCTTCCAACAGAAGTTACATCCATAGAGTGATGGCAACATATGCTTCCGGAATGCAGGAAAATGGATGGGCATACGCCATATCTGCAAGCAGAAGAGCCGGTACTGAAGGGTTTAATGACGGGACTTCTTATAATGCAAATTCCATATTTGCATCCGTCGAGAAAAAAATCAACGACCGTCACAGCATTAATATTACTTCAATTCTTGCACCCAATAAAAGAGGAAAATCCTCGCCAAACACCCAGGAAGTATATGATTTAAAAGATATAAAATACAATTCTTACTGGGGCTATCAAAATGGAAAAATCAGAAATTCCCGATATAAAGAACTTATTGAACCCATTGTGATCTTAAATCACTACTGGAATATCAATGAAAATACCTCTTTAACCACCAATATAGGGTATCAATTTGGAAGTCTGGGAAATAGCAGGATTGACTTCGGTGGTACAGATATAAATCCTAATAGCGGCTTCCCCGAAGGAGGTGGTGCCAACCCCGATCCAACATACTACCAAAAATTGCCCAGTTATGGAGCAAGAAATTTTCCGAATATGCCCGAAGTTGCTTTCGGATTACAACAACAATTTTTAAATGACGGCCAGCTAGACTGGAGTGCCATGTATCAAACCAATATTGCCAATGCTTCACAGGGGCGCAATGCTACTTTTATACAGTATGAAGATAGAATAGATGATAAACAATTTACCATGAATGTGGTTTTAAATAGCTCAATAAATGAAAATATCATATTTAACGGTTCTTTAAATTATAAAAATTTAATCTCTAATAATTTTGCAAATATCTTAGACCTTTTAGGAGGAAGCGGTTATCTGGATATTGATAATTTTGCAGACGATTTGACAAATAACCCAAATCAAATACAGAACAATTTATTAAACCCTAACAGAATTGTCGGTACCGGAGATACGTTTAGGTACAATTACAATATTCTGTCAAGTATTATTGGCGGGTTTGCACAAGTACAGTTTACATACAACAAAGTAGACTTTTATACGGCTCTAAATTATACAAACACTAATTATCAAAGAGAAGGTTTGTATCAAAACGGAGGGTTTGCCAATAGCTCTCTGGGAAAAGGAAGAAAATTGTCTTTTAACGGTTTGGGGGCTAAAGCCGGAGTAACATACAAGTTAACAGGGAGGCACCTTTTTGATGCAAATGCCGCTTATTTTACAAAAGCACCTTCCATCAGAAATACATTTGCAAATTCCAGAGAAAACCATGCAATAGTGCCTAATATTACCGAAGAAAAAATACTGTCTTTTGATGCCGGTTATGTACTAAGATCTCCGAAAATACAGGCCCGATTAACCGGTTATTACACTAAAATAGAAGATGCTAATGAAATCTCTTTCTTTTTTGCAGATGGTATAGGTGGTGATAATGCTGCATTTATTCAAGAAATTTTACAAGGAATAGACAAACAACATATAGGAGTGGAGTTTGGGATTGAATATCAGGTGATACCTACCACCAAATTAAAAGGCGTTGCTTCTGTAGGCCAACACACTTATACTAATAATCCTAATTTATATATTGCCTCCGAAGATTTTGTAAATACCACTTCTACAGATCCTCTGATTAGAGATTTTGGTTTACAAACACAAGGCGAAGCTTCTTTAAAAGATTATAAACTAGCAAATGGCCCTCAGCAAGCTTTTTCAGTAGGTTTTGAATACAGAGATCCCGATTTTTGGTGGTTCGGGACTACTGTAAATTTTCTGTCTAATGCGTACATAGATATAAGTCCCATTCAAAGGAGTTCTAATTTTTATACGGATTTTGACGGACAACCATTTAATGAATACGATCCTGTAGTTGCAAGGCGGCTATTACAACAGGAAAAGATAGACGGGTATGTGGTTACTAATTTAGTAGGAGGTAAATCCTGGAAAGTACAGAACACTTTTGTAAGTATTTTTGCAAGTGTAAATAACCTATTTAATACCGTATACAGAACCGGCGGATTTGAGAGTGGCAGAAATGCTAACTACAGGCAATTACTTGCAGATACTTCTTTAAGTACTCCCGTATTTGGCCCCAGATATTGGTATGGCCGGGGGACAACTTATTTTTTAAACGTAAACTTAAGATTTTAA
- a CDS encoding transposase, which produces MKRRKYSKEFKIKAVELSNVRGNTKQIAMELGISADLIYRWRRELEQRPDLAFSGNGVKQLTEDQKELERLRKQLKDVTMERDILKKAVSIFSKSDRKY; this is translated from the coding sequence ATGAAACGAAGAAAATACAGTAAAGAGTTTAAAATTAAAGCAGTAGAATTAAGCAATGTACGAGGTAACACAAAGCAGATTGCCATGGAATTGGGAATCAGTGCAGATCTTATTTACAGATGGCGTAGAGAATTAGAACAGCGTCCTGATTTAGCTTTTAGCGGTAATGGCGTCAAACAACTCACAGAAGATCAGAAAGAGTTAGAGCGATTACGTAAACAGCTCAAGGATGTTACCATGGAGCGGGATATCTTAAAAAAGGCCGTGAGCATCTTCTCCAAGAGCGATCGGAAGTATTGA
- a CDS encoding helix-turn-helix domain-containing protein — translation MKTKNNITNWDDHLDGKYGKRGTEKREKFQEEFEAFRLGVLIQEARKCKNLTQQELADKVGTTKSYISRIENNASDIRLSTLMRVIREGLGGSLKLSLNV, via the coding sequence ATGAAAACAAAAAATAACATTACGAATTGGGACGACCACTTGGATGGTAAATACGGAAAAAGAGGCACTGAAAAACGAGAAAAATTTCAAGAGGAATTTGAGGCGTTTAGACTTGGAGTTTTAATTCAGGAAGCGAGGAAATGCAAAAACCTTACGCAACAGGAACTCGCCGACAAGGTTGGAACGACAAAGAGCTATATTTCTCGAATTGAGAACAATGCAAGTGATATCCGACTTTCGACTTTAATGCGCGTCATCCGAGAGGGTTTGGGTGGAAGTCTAAAACTATCACTGAATGTATAA
- a CDS encoding IS3 family transposase: MCKIFKISRNSYYRSKNYVPSDRDGKNRMLLSEIHRICERSKSTYGSPRITEELKAKGFKVSRSRVARLMKKHGIKAVRKKKFVVTTDSKHQYPVADNVLDRDFKATAAAQKWVSDITYLKPAQGWLYLTVIIDLFDRKVIGWSLSNGLKARQTIIAAWRMAVNNRMPCEGMIFHSDRGVQYASHAFVNIDPS, encoded by the coding sequence ATGTGTAAAATTTTTAAAATTAGTAGAAACAGTTATTACAGGAGTAAGAATTATGTTCCATCAGATAGAGATGGAAAAAATCGTATGCTACTCTCTGAGATTCACCGTATCTGTGAGCGAAGTAAATCTACTTATGGAAGTCCTAGAATTACAGAGGAACTCAAAGCTAAAGGGTTTAAAGTATCTAGGTCTAGGGTAGCACGATTGATGAAAAAACACGGGATTAAAGCAGTTCGTAAAAAGAAATTTGTTGTCACGACAGATTCTAAGCATCAATATCCAGTAGCTGATAATGTATTGGATAGAGATTTTAAAGCTACCGCTGCTGCACAGAAATGGGTTTCTGATATTACCTATTTAAAGCCTGCACAAGGATGGCTGTACTTAACGGTAATTATTGACCTGTTTGATCGTAAAGTCATTGGTTGGTCTTTGAGCAATGGACTCAAAGCAAGACAAACTATCATTGCTGCATGGAGAATGGCTGTAAACAACAGAATGCCTTGTGAAGGTATGATTTTTCATTCTGATCGAGGTGTACAATACGCATCTCATGCGTTTGTTAATATTGACCCGTCCTGA
- a CDS encoding type II toxin-antitoxin system RelE/ParE family toxin encodes MSEFKWKIKIYKNHFWDFYNEQNKKVQGKIDWIVTLVQTTKVVPGKFLKHLTNTDGLWEIRVSANNKIFRIFCFFDKGNLVVLLSGFQKKTQKTPKSELKRAERLKKEYYENKK; translated from the coding sequence TTGAGTGAATTTAAGTGGAAAATCAAAATCTACAAAAACCACTTTTGGGATTTCTATAACGAGCAGAACAAAAAAGTGCAGGGCAAAATAGATTGGATTGTGACTCTGGTTCAAACGACAAAGGTTGTTCCCGGTAAATTCCTAAAACATTTAACGAATACTGACGGTCTTTGGGAAATTCGAGTTTCTGCAAACAACAAAATTTTTAGAATATTTTGCTTTTTCGACAAAGGGAACTTGGTTGTACTGTTGAGTGGATTCCAAAAGAAAACACAAAAGACACCTAAATCTGAACTGAAAAGAGCTGAACGACTTAAAAAGGAATATTATGAAAACAAAAAATAA
- a CDS encoding endonuclease/exonuclease/phosphatase family protein: protein MVKKAIFLILVVFSIAVGSAQNKGKTYKIRTIAFYNLENLFDTINDVNKNDEASPMMELKGNRSKVYWDKIDKLGSVIAQIGYEKTNTSPALIGVSEVENRVVLEDLIKSKHLKNKRYGIIHYESPDKRGIDVALLYQERYFKPVYHESFNPNIYRENRKIYTRDQLLVSGYLDNELIHIIVNHWPSRSGGEAKSRPLREKAAFQNTKIIDKIKSKEPNAKILSMGDFNDDPINSSFKKILKTKGKKREIQEGDLYNPFEEMHRRGFNTLGYRDNINLFDQIFFTASLLDKGEKDFSTYKMFKAGIFNKRFLTSKKGRFKGYPFRSFSFGNYTGGYSDHYPVYIYLIKEKG from the coding sequence ATGGTTAAAAAGGCAATTTTTCTCATACTTGTTGTATTTTCAATAGCAGTTGGGAGCGCTCAAAATAAGGGGAAAACGTATAAAATAAGAACAATTGCTTTTTATAATCTGGAGAATCTTTTTGATACTATCAACGATGTGAATAAGAACGATGAGGCAAGCCCTATGATGGAATTAAAAGGAAACAGGTCTAAAGTCTACTGGGATAAAATTGACAAATTAGGCAGTGTTATTGCACAAATAGGTTATGAAAAAACAAATACCTCTCCGGCTTTAATTGGTGTTTCCGAGGTTGAAAACAGGGTCGTACTGGAAGATTTAATCAAATCCAAACACTTAAAAAATAAAAGATACGGCATTATACATTACGAATCACCTGATAAAAGAGGGATTGATGTTGCATTGCTATATCAGGAACGGTATTTTAAACCTGTATACCACGAATCTTTCAATCCGAATATATACAGGGAAAACAGAAAAATATATACGAGAGATCAATTATTAGTGTCGGGTTACCTGGATAATGAATTGATTCATATCATTGTCAATCACTGGCCATCCAGAAGCGGAGGAGAGGCTAAAAGCAGACCATTACGTGAAAAGGCAGCCTTTCAGAATACAAAGATCATTGATAAAATAAAGTCAAAAGAGCCCAATGCCAAGATTTTGTCTATGGGAGATTTTAATGATGATCCCATCAATTCAAGTTTTAAGAAAATACTAAAAACGAAGGGAAAAAAGCGGGAAATACAAGAAGGAGATTTATACAATCCTTTTGAAGAAATGCATCGAAGAGGTTTTAATACTTTAGGATATAGAGACAACATCAATCTGTTTGACCAGATTTTTTTTACAGCCTCATTACTAGACAAAGGAGAAAAAGATTTTTCTACCTATAAAATGTTTAAAGCAGGCATTTTTAATAAGCGCTTTTTAACGAGTAAAAAGGGTCGTTTTAAGGGATATCCTTTTAGAAGTTTTTCTTTTGGGAACTATACGGGGGGGTATAGCGATCATTATCCCGTTTATATCTATTTAATTAAAGAAAAAGGATAA
- a CDS encoding N-6 DNA methylase, whose protein sequence is MANERKTEQLVRKHFEKFADKIIIEEQKSDNAKIDKLLKTASKKGTGQGYPEFIISFKENSDLLIVVECKAEVTKHESKNKVKYSEYAVDGALLYASYLSKSFDVIALAVSGETKQSLKISHFLHLKSEKKATSKFDDKFLSAEDYLKGYENSEEKFRQDYNALLEFTKELNSKLHTHKILGSQRSLLISSILIALENKAFRKSYGVYDNAENLSNFLTQTVSNELESANITGKKLNNLDVQFSFIKTDTSLSKKENVLKEIIDEIDDNINSFMKTHRYFDVLGQLYIEFLRYANSDKGLGIVLTPPHITEFFSDLAGVNKNTIAYDNCTGTGGFLISAMSKMIKDAKDDQEKIKKIKSKQLIGTEYQSHIFALAVSNMYIHQDGKTNIINGSCFEPNIIKEVKAKKPTVGFLNPPYKANKKIDTDEFEFILNNLECLVDGGTCIAIVPMQSALATKGKVYEFKKKLLEKHTLEAVLSMPDELFFNSKVGVVSCIMVFTAHRQHPKHKETYFGYYKDDGYVKRKTKGRIDAYGRWEKLKEKWLSNYVNKKREAGVSISKPINAEMEWVAEAYMETKYTELNSEYFSETLLFYATFLLGNKLSNEVSHKPFHDKNIQFNTQDWEYFELEKLFTITGSKTTPLLELEEYGTGVFSYVTTQATNNGVEGFYDFSTEKGNVLTVDSAVLGYCSYQELDFSASDHVEKLIPKFEMNEYVAVFLVTIMNLERYRYNYGRKCSQTRMKEISIKLPSKDNEPDFKFMEHYIKTLPYSSSIKMKEIE, encoded by the coding sequence ATGGCAAACGAAAGAAAGACAGAGCAATTAGTTCGCAAGCATTTTGAAAAGTTTGCTGATAAAATAATTATTGAAGAGCAAAAATCTGATAATGCAAAAATTGACAAATTATTAAAAACCGCATCAAAAAAAGGTACAGGACAAGGCTACCCTGAATTTATTATTTCTTTCAAGGAAAATTCCGATTTATTAATAGTTGTAGAATGTAAAGCGGAAGTTACTAAACACGAAAGCAAGAATAAAGTTAAATATTCAGAATATGCAGTTGATGGTGCTTTGCTTTACGCTTCATACTTGTCAAAAAGTTTTGATGTTATTGCTCTTGCGGTTAGTGGTGAAACAAAACAATCATTAAAAATATCTCATTTTCTTCATTTAAAATCAGAGAAAAAGGCTACATCAAAATTTGACGATAAATTTTTAAGTGCCGAAGATTATTTAAAAGGTTATGAAAATAGTGAAGAGAAATTTAGACAAGATTATAATGCACTTTTAGAATTTACGAAAGAGTTAAATTCTAAATTACATACTCATAAAATACTTGGAAGCCAAAGAAGTTTATTAATTAGTTCAATTCTAATAGCTCTTGAAAATAAGGCGTTTAGAAAATCTTATGGAGTATATGATAATGCGGAAAATCTCTCAAATTTCCTAACTCAAACTGTTTCAAATGAGTTAGAAAGTGCGAATATCACAGGAAAAAAATTAAATAATCTTGACGTTCAATTTAGTTTTATAAAGACTGATACCTCTTTGTCAAAGAAAGAAAATGTATTAAAAGAAATTATAGATGAGATTGATGATAATATTAATTCATTTATGAAAACACATAGATATTTTGATGTTCTTGGTCAATTATACATAGAATTTCTACGATATGCTAATAGTGATAAAGGACTTGGCATTGTACTAACCCCACCACATATAACCGAATTTTTTTCTGATTTAGCAGGAGTAAATAAAAATACTATCGCTTATGATAACTGTACAGGTACAGGTGGCTTTCTTATAAGTGCAATGAGTAAAATGATTAAAGATGCAAAAGATGACCAAGAAAAAATCAAGAAAATAAAATCAAAACAATTAATAGGAACAGAATACCAATCACACATTTTTGCACTTGCTGTTTCCAATATGTACATTCATCAAGACGGTAAGACTAATATAATAAACGGTAGTTGTTTTGAACCAAACATTATTAAGGAAGTAAAAGCAAAAAAACCAACTGTTGGTTTTTTGAACCCTCCCTATAAAGCAAATAAAAAAATAGACACAGACGAATTTGAATTTATTTTGAATAATTTAGAATGTTTGGTTGATGGCGGAACTTGCATTGCAATTGTACCAATGCAAAGTGCCTTAGCAACAAAAGGAAAAGTTTATGAATTTAAAAAGAAACTATTAGAAAAACATACACTCGAAGCAGTTTTGTCAATGCCTGATGAATTGTTTTTTAATTCAAAAGTAGGTGTTGTTTCCTGTATTATGGTTTTTACTGCACACAGACAACATCCAAAACATAAAGAAACATATTTTGGTTATTATAAAGACGATGGCTATGTAAAAAGAAAAACCAAAGGAAGAATTGATGCTTATGGTAGGTGGGAAAAATTAAAAGAAAAATGGTTATCAAATTATGTGAATAAAAAGAGAGAAGCAGGGGTAAGTATTAGTAAGCCAATTAATGCAGAAATGGAATGGGTGGCGGAAGCATATATGGAAACAAAATATACAGAATTAAATAGTGAATATTTCTCTGAAACATTATTATTTTATGCAACTTTTTTGCTTGGTAATAAATTATCAAATGAAGTTTCACATAAGCCATTTCACGACAAAAATATTCAATTTAATACACAGGATTGGGAATACTTTGAACTCGAAAAATTATTTACTATAACTGGAAGCAAAACGACACCATTATTGGAATTAGAAGAATATGGAACAGGTGTTTTTTCTTATGTTACTACACAAGCAACAAATAACGGAGTTGAAGGGTTTTATGATTTTAGCACAGAAAAAGGAAATGTTTTAACAGTAGATAGTGCTGTTTTAGGGTATTGTTCATATCAAGAATTAGATTTTTCTGCAAGTGACCACGTTGAAAAATTAATACCCAAATTTGAAATGAATGAATATGTTGCTGTGTTTTTAGTTACTATTATGAATTTAGAAAGATATAGATATAATTATGGTAGAAAATGCAGTCAAACAAGAATGAAAGAGATAAGTATTAAGTTGCCATCAAAAGATAATGAACCAGATTTTAAATTTATGGAACATTATATTAAAACTTTGCCATATTCATCATCAATTAAAATGAAAGAAATTGAATAA
- a CDS encoding DUF805 domain-containing protein, with the protein MSKKGNIYQYKLPKSTNEEVGFLSIKGRITLRAFLLRSLLIFLLIFFSNYVFFSYSFPTYESYVSSIAEKSDVYWSEVEYLFALQNDLPPNDFYLQYRIFAIANFIVLPLIAIIFLLIQSIKRIHDTNKTGWLILIPLYNLFLLLSKGTISTNKFGIDPRPVKNVKYFDELKEKK; encoded by the coding sequence ATGAGTAAAAAAGGAAACATCTATCAATATAAACTGCCCAAATCTACAAATGAAGAAGTGGGCTTTCTATCAATAAAAGGTAGAATCACGCTTAGAGCATTTCTGCTTAGGAGTTTATTGATATTTCTACTCATATTCTTTTCGAATTATGTATTCTTCAGCTATTCATTTCCTACCTATGAAAGTTATGTTTCTTCTATTGCTGAAAAATCAGATGTATACTGGAGCGAAGTAGAATATCTATTCGCATTACAAAACGACCTTCCTCCCAATGACTTTTATTTACAGTATAGAATTTTTGCCATTGCTAATTTCATAGTTTTACCTTTAATAGCAATTATATTTCTTCTGATACAAAGTATAAAAAGAATACACGACACAAATAAGACTGGTTGGCTGATTTTGATTCCCTTATACAACCTTTTTCTCCTATTGTCGAAAGGTACAATCAGTACAAATAAGTTCGGCATTGACCCAAGACCAGTTAAAAATGTCAAGTATTTTGATGAGTTGAAAGAAAAAAAATGA